The window GAGAGAAGCGGGTTGAAGCTTGTTGAAAAAACAAAGGGCGGTGCAGGATATGGTGGTACAACCTTAACAAAAGACGGCAGGAAATTGATTGATTATTATGAAGCTATTTCGAAAGGCATAAGGGATGAAGTTGATAAGAAGTTTAAGAAGTTCAAATTTTCTTACAGGTGAACAATCATAATTGAGTCCTTTGAAAGAAAATCAGAGATGAATCTTTTGCAAAAAAATAA is drawn from Candidatus Schekmanbacteria bacterium and contains these coding sequences:
- a CDS encoding LysR family transcriptional regulator, with product MKLSVKSKVWLEIEGKPFFGEGRKRLLQEIEKTGSISSAASKLGITYRRAWSYIKSMEERSGLKLVEKTKGGAGYGGTTLTKDGRKLIDYYEAISKGIRDEVDKKFKKFKFSYR